A window of Synechococcales cyanobacterium CNB contains these coding sequences:
- a CDS encoding metal ABC transporter permease translates to MRTLEYLFGAPELRATFWPPVLVGLLVGTLCSALSVPVVLKRMAFVGQGVSHAAFGGVGVALALGMVAGWATQGAGLLAVVTLFCVAAALGIAWLSDRPGARTDTAIGIVLAASMAVGFLLIRGVAGRMRDAGLPPPPGVESILFGSVLNVGTADAVLAAIVTAGVLATAWWYRRPMLFWAFDEGASAAFGVPSHAMRSLLLIVLALAIVVTMRLAGVVLATALLVLPGAAALELSDRLRPVYAIALAVGVLGVAAGLVLSFEMNWQPGPSIVLSLTAMFVAARACSTILARRATQQERPA, encoded by the coding sequence ATGAGAACGCTCGAATACCTCTTCGGCGCGCCGGAACTCCGGGCCACCTTCTGGCCGCCGGTGCTGGTGGGACTGCTGGTCGGCACGCTCTGCTCGGCTCTCAGCGTGCCCGTCGTGCTCAAGCGCATGGCGTTCGTGGGGCAGGGCGTGAGCCACGCGGCCTTCGGGGGCGTGGGCGTGGCGCTCGCGCTCGGCATGGTTGCTGGGTGGGCGACGCAGGGCGCCGGCCTGCTCGCCGTCGTCACGCTCTTCTGCGTCGCCGCCGCGCTCGGCATCGCCTGGCTCAGCGACCGGCCCGGGGCGCGCACGGACACGGCCATCGGCATCGTACTCGCCGCGTCGATGGCGGTCGGATTCCTGCTCATCCGCGGCGTGGCGGGCAGGATGCGCGACGCGGGACTACCCCCCCCCCCGGGCGTCGAGTCCATCCTTTTCGGCTCGGTGCTGAACGTCGGCACCGCGGACGCCGTGCTGGCCGCCATCGTCACTGCGGGTGTTCTTGCCACGGCCTGGTGGTACCGCCGCCCGATGCTCTTCTGGGCGTTCGACGAGGGCGCGAGCGCAGCGTTCGGCGTGCCCTCGCACGCCATGCGATCCCTGCTGCTCATCGTTCTCGCGCTCGCCATCGTCGTCACCATGCGCCTCGCCGGCGTCGTGCTCGCCACCGCTCTCCTCGTTCTCCCCGGCGCGGCGGCGCTCGAACTGAGCGACCGCCTCCGCCCTGTCTACGCCATCGCGCTCGCCGTCGGTGTGCTGGGCGTCGCCGCCGGACTTGTGCTGAGTTTCGAGATGAACTGGCAGCCAGGCCCGAGCATCGTTCTTTCACTGACAGCGATGTTCGTCGCGGCCCGAGCCTGCTCGACCATCCTCGCCCGGCGCGCGACCCAACAGGAGAGACCCGCATGA
- a CDS encoding DUF433 domain-containing protein produces MRTMIGVGSYGIPEAARFAHVNVRTANRWMTGSGEGRRDRLFQPDLPPVKGRHAVSFLDLIDLLVVGRFREAGISLQTIRRVYSQLRKSLDTPHPFGHQRLLTDGRTVFMETLDHVGDRLLEEVLTGQRAMPEILKPYLKQVEYARDTQTATRWNIAHGVVIDPARSFGKPVIAAEGTTTFVLARSYYANDENVDLVADLFDVSPAAVQQAVAFERDYAGGIAA; encoded by the coding sequence GTGAGGACGATGATCGGAGTAGGCTCGTATGGCATCCCCGAAGCGGCCCGCTTCGCGCACGTGAATGTGCGCACCGCGAATCGTTGGATGACCGGGTCCGGTGAAGGGCGGCGCGATCGGCTATTTCAGCCCGACCTCCCCCCTGTGAAGGGTAGACACGCGGTCTCGTTTTTGGATCTGATCGACCTCCTCGTCGTCGGGCGCTTCCGCGAGGCGGGGATTTCTCTACAGACGATTCGGCGCGTCTATTCACAACTCCGCAAGTCCCTTGACACACCGCACCCGTTCGGTCATCAAAGGCTTCTCACCGATGGGCGAACTGTCTTCATGGAGACCCTCGACCACGTCGGTGACCGACTTCTCGAAGAAGTGCTCACTGGACAGAGAGCAATGCCGGAGATACTGAAGCCGTACTTGAAGCAAGTCGAGTACGCACGGGACACCCAGACTGCCACGCGATGGAATATCGCGCACGGGGTCGTGATTGACCCTGCTCGATCGTTTGGCAAGCCCGTTATCGCCGCCGAAGGCACGACTACGTTCGTTCTCGCCCGCTCGTACTACGCCAACGATGAAAACGTGGACCTCGTCGCTGACCTGTTCGACGTGTCGCCAGCGGCGGTCCAGCAGGCCGTTGCGTTCGAGCGCGACTACGCCGGTGGAATCGCCGCTTAA
- a CDS encoding threo-3-hydroxy-L-aspartate ammonia-lyase — protein MPAEGTPPDASLRDRVTIDDVRAAAARLHGVAHRTPVVSSRSIDFITGTLARFKCENLQRVGAFKFRGAYNAIASLSDDARRAGVLAYSSGNHAQAVALAASLLGAPAVIVMPENAPRVKLAATRAYLERAPKGSEVVLYDPATTVREELGARLAAERGMTVVPPYDHPAVIAGQGTAGLELCEDAGPIDVLLVPCGGGGLLSGCAVATRAVCRACRIIGVEPELADDATRSFRDGVLRTVRNPPTIADGARTPSLGRHTFALVTRHVDDMMTASEGEIARAALLAMERLKLVVEPTGALALAGLLRLAREQPDEVAGRTVGVIISGGNLDLSTVPELIRLAES, from the coding sequence ATGCCCGCCGAAGGCACGCCTCCCGACGCTTCGCTGCGCGACCGCGTCACCATTGACGACGTCCGCGCCGCCGCGGCCCGGCTGCACGGCGTGGCGCACCGCACGCCGGTGGTGTCGTCGCGCTCCATCGACTTCATCACGGGCACACTCGCCCGCTTCAAGTGCGAGAACCTCCAGCGCGTCGGCGCGTTCAAGTTCCGCGGCGCGTACAACGCCATCGCCTCGCTCAGCGACGACGCACGCCGCGCCGGCGTGCTCGCTTACTCCAGCGGCAACCACGCCCAGGCGGTCGCGCTCGCGGCGTCGCTGCTCGGCGCGCCCGCCGTCATCGTGATGCCCGAGAACGCCCCGCGCGTGAAACTCGCGGCGACGCGGGCGTACCTGGAGCGCGCGCCGAAGGGGAGCGAGGTCGTGCTCTACGACCCCGCGACGACGGTGCGCGAGGAACTCGGGGCGCGCCTGGCCGCCGAGCGCGGCATGACGGTCGTGCCTCCCTACGACCACCCCGCCGTCATCGCCGGCCAGGGAACCGCGGGGCTCGAACTCTGCGAGGACGCGGGGCCGATCGACGTGCTGCTCGTTCCGTGCGGCGGCGGGGGCTTGCTCTCGGGGTGTGCCGTCGCCACGCGGGCGGTGTGCCGCGCCTGCCGAATTATCGGCGTCGAGCCGGAACTCGCCGACGACGCCACCCGCAGTTTCCGCGACGGCGTGCTGCGCACCGTCCGCAACCCGCCGACGATCGCCGACGGCGCGCGCACCCCGTCCCTCGGCCGCCACACCTTCGCGCTCGTCACGCGCCACGTGGACGACATGATGACGGCGAGCGAAGGCGAGATCGCCCGTGCCGCATTGCTGGCCATGGAACGGCTGAAACTCGTCGTCGAACCGACCGGCGCGCTCGCCCTCGCGGGCCTCCTCCGCCTCGCCCGCGAGCAGCCCGACGAAGTTGCCGGCCGAACCGTCGGCGTCATCATCAGCGGCGGCAACCTCGACCTGTCAACGGTGCCCGAGCTGATCCGGCTGGCGGAGTCCTGA
- a CDS encoding SDR family oxidoreductase encodes MASDNRPAALVTGAGSGIGRAIALQLAERGYRLLLVGRRAEPLEKTGAMLPGERGIAWRTHCADVSDPTACAGAVVAAAASFGRLDALVSNAGMAELRGVGEHSAQDVRRTFEVNALGPAWLAAAAWPLFVRQGGGCIVFVSSVASVDPYPGLGVYGAAKASLNTLARACANEGAPFGLRAFSVAPGAVETPMLRSMFTPGDLPPRECLTPEQVAAVVVECIIGERDAENGRTILVPSPG; translated from the coding sequence ATGGCGAGCGACAACAGGCCTGCGGCGTTGGTGACCGGCGCGGGATCGGGCATCGGCCGCGCGATCGCCCTGCAACTCGCCGAGCGCGGCTACCGGCTGCTGCTCGTCGGCCGTCGTGCCGAACCGCTTGAGAAAACGGGCGCGATGCTCCCCGGTGAGCGAGGCATCGCGTGGCGGACGCATTGCGCGGACGTGAGCGATCCGACGGCGTGCGCAGGGGCGGTCGTCGCGGCCGCGGCGTCGTTCGGGCGGCTCGACGCGCTCGTCAGCAATGCCGGCATGGCGGAACTGCGCGGCGTGGGCGAGCACTCGGCACAAGACGTGCGTCGCACGTTCGAGGTCAACGCCCTCGGCCCGGCGTGGCTCGCCGCCGCCGCTTGGCCGCTCTTTGTCCGACAGGGGGGGGGCTGCATCGTCTTCGTGTCGAGCGTCGCCTCCGTCGATCCGTACCCCGGCCTCGGCGTCTACGGCGCGGCCAAGGCGTCGCTGAACACGCTCGCCCGCGCCTGCGCGAACGAGGGGGCGCCCTTCGGCCTCCGCGCGTTCTCCGTCGCACCCGGCGCGGTCGAGACGCCGATGCTGCGTTCGATGTTCACACCGGGCGACCTCCCGCCGCGCGAGTGTCTCACGCCGGAGCAGGTCGCGGCGGTTGTCGTCGAGTGCATCATCGGCGAGCGCGACGCCGAGAACGGCCGGACGATCCTCGTGCCAAGCCCCGGATGA
- a CDS encoding PEP-CTERM sorting domain-containing protein produces the protein MKKTVALVMVCAAGVASAQTPIGPFSGAMSETWEGFPTYSQNPNFYEDAFGPISTFGGNAMVSSPWSGQGGILVVYSPFIDGFGLGNYGGAQVSDGQNGMGINTGFPAQPVKIDFSTPVTDFGGYWGAADIFGFPTVPIVFDFYDAGGSLIGSATENYSAPGNGALMWFGWNFNNIGAVKTIVYTGDYVVNDGLQANPVPAPASLALASLGVFALGRRRR, from the coding sequence ATGAAGAAGACAGTTGCGTTGGTCATGGTGTGCGCGGCGGGTGTCGCTTCCGCGCAGACTCCCATCGGCCCGTTCTCGGGCGCGATGTCCGAGACTTGGGAAGGGTTCCCGACCTACTCGCAGAACCCCAACTTCTACGAGGACGCGTTCGGCCCGATCTCGACCTTCGGCGGGAACGCGATGGTCTCGTCGCCGTGGTCCGGTCAGGGCGGCATCCTCGTCGTCTACAGCCCGTTCATCGACGGCTTCGGGCTCGGGAACTACGGCGGCGCCCAGGTGAGCGACGGCCAGAACGGCATGGGCATCAACACCGGCTTCCCCGCCCAGCCCGTCAAGATCGACTTCAGCACACCGGTGACCGACTTCGGCGGCTACTGGGGCGCGGCCGACATCTTCGGGTTCCCCACCGTGCCGATCGTGTTCGACTTCTACGACGCCGGCGGGAGCCTGATCGGCTCGGCGACAGAGAACTACTCCGCTCCCGGAAACGGCGCGCTGATGTGGTTCGGCTGGAACTTCAACAACATCGGCGCGGTCAAGACGATCGTCTACACGGGCGACTATGTCGTGAACGACGGCCTGCAGGCCAACCCGGTACCCGCCCCTGCTTCGCTCGCCCTGGCGAGCCTCGGCGTGTTCGCGCTCGGCCGCCGTCGCCGCTGA
- a CDS encoding citrate synthase (catalyzes the formation of citrate from acetyl-CoA and oxaloacetate), which translates to MTEYAKGLEGVIAAESQMSFIDGQKGVLEYVGIPIGELSSKSTFEETVFLLWNLRLPRKAELDEFSRRLRACYALPEGFEQRILSTPKTAQPMHALRTLVSALSLHDPNPNANDVDSARDKSLKILGHAPTIVASFDRHRRGLPLVPPDPSLPFADNFLYMLNGEKPTPTMARAFDVCMILHADHGFNNSTFTARVIISTLSDVYSALTGAIGSLRGPLHGGANEGVMHMLNEIPSLDAVEPYIMGKIERKEKIMGFGHRVYKAKDPRATDLQKLAKKLAEDTGNTDLFAKSQRIEEIMARELAAKGIYPNVDFYSATTYHCIGLKLDLFTPMFALSRLAGWSGHILEQLADNRLFRPKALYVGPHDQPYVAMEKR; encoded by the coding sequence ATGACGGAGTACGCCAAGGGCCTTGAGGGAGTGATCGCCGCCGAGTCGCAGATGTCCTTCATCGACGGCCAGAAGGGCGTCCTCGAATACGTCGGCATCCCGATCGGGGAGCTCTCCAGTAAGTCCACCTTCGAGGAGACCGTCTTCCTCCTCTGGAACCTCCGCCTGCCCAGAAAGGCCGAACTCGACGAGTTCAGCCGCCGACTCCGAGCGTGCTACGCGCTCCCCGAGGGCTTCGAGCAGCGCATCCTCTCGACTCCCAAGACCGCCCAGCCGATGCACGCCCTGCGCACGCTCGTCAGCGCGCTCTCGCTTCACGACCCCAACCCGAACGCCAACGACGTGGACTCCGCCCGCGACAAGTCCCTCAAAATCCTCGGCCACGCCCCCACCATCGTCGCCTCTTTCGACCGCCACCGGCGTGGACTGCCACTCGTCCCTCCGGACCCTTCTCTTCCCTTCGCCGACAACTTCCTCTACATGCTCAACGGCGAGAAGCCCACGCCCACAATGGCCCGCGCCTTCGACGTCTGCATGATCCTCCACGCCGACCACGGCTTTAACAACTCGACCTTCACGGCCCGCGTCATCATCTCCACCCTCAGCGACGTCTACTCCGCCCTCACCGGCGCGATCGGATCGCTCCGCGGCCCGCTGCACGGCGGCGCGAACGAGGGCGTCATGCACATGCTCAATGAGATCCCCTCCCTCGACGCCGTCGAACCCTACATCATGGGCAAGATCGAGCGCAAGGAGAAGATCATGGGCTTCGGCCACCGGGTCTACAAGGCCAAGGACCCACGCGCGACGGACTTGCAGAAACTGGCGAAGAAACTGGCCGAGGACACCGGCAACACCGACCTCTTCGCCAAGAGCCAGCGGATCGAGGAGATCATGGCCCGCGAACTGGCCGCCAAGGGCATCTACCCCAACGTGGACTTCTACTCGGCCACCACGTACCACTGCATCGGCCTGAAGCTCGACCTCTTCACCCCCATGTTCGCCCTCAGCCGCCTCGCCGGCTGGAGCGGGCACATCCTCGAACAACTCGCCGACAACCGCCTCTTCAGGCCCAAGGCCCTCTACGTCGGCCCGCACGACCAGCCGTACGTGGCGATGGAGAAGCGGTAA
- a CDS encoding phosphoribosylanthranilate isomerase has protein sequence MPRTRVKVCGIRDLDAALAAAEAGSDAIGFVFVRGTPRYIAPDEAFEIMSCLPPMVGTVAVLRDSTIDEFLEIEQQCPTAWTQLHGSEPESLVRDCGPGVIRAVRFRADTIERDLKRWDAVEEVDAILVDGSAGGTGEAFDWNALAPHMRSVRKPVIIAGGLTPENVGEAITACRPYAVDVSSGVESSPGVKDHAKIAAFCRAVRRADAALFG, from the coding sequence GTGCCACGAACACGCGTCAAAGTATGCGGCATCCGGGACCTGGATGCCGCGCTGGCAGCCGCCGAGGCGGGCTCGGACGCGATCGGGTTCGTGTTCGTGCGCGGCACGCCTCGATACATCGCTCCGGACGAGGCGTTCGAGATCATGTCGTGCCTGCCGCCGATGGTCGGCACTGTCGCCGTGCTGCGCGATTCGACGATCGACGAGTTTCTCGAGATCGAGCAGCAGTGTCCGACCGCGTGGACACAACTGCACGGCAGCGAGCCGGAGAGCCTGGTGCGAGACTGCGGGCCGGGTGTCATTCGCGCCGTCCGTTTCCGCGCCGACACCATCGAGCGTGACCTGAAACGGTGGGATGCCGTCGAGGAAGTGGACGCGATCCTCGTGGACGGCTCGGCGGGCGGCACGGGCGAGGCGTTCGACTGGAACGCGCTCGCGCCGCACATGCGTTCCGTCCGCAAGCCCGTCATCATCGCCGGGGGCCTGACGCCGGAGAACGTCGGCGAGGCGATCACCGCATGCCGGCCCTACGCGGTGGACGTGTCGAGCGGTGTTGAGTCGTCGCCGGGCGTGAAGGACCACGCGAAGATAGCGGCGTTCTGCCGGGCCGTGCGCCGCGCGGACGCGGCCCTGTTCGGCTGA
- a CDS encoding metal ABC transporter ATP-binding protein, which produces MPDAPANAVPAIDYVGVGFAYPRPVAGGDGGAVEALRDITLRVEPGERLGILGPNGAGKTTLMRITLGLLPCQRGTVRIFGRTPEQARRECLIGYVPQRSDAELAFPISVRQAVELGPAGRLTGFARLSVEDRRRVEESMSLLGIAGLAERPVGKLSGGQLQRTLIARALAVGARVLLLDEPTVGIDVTGQRRFADLLTSLRDRLGVTIVVVSHDLRTIAAASDRVACLSRTLHSHVAPEGLTPAVLAEVFRHDVEGVFGEVHVDAHPAAGCDDPAHHHHDLDHAKGGSGA; this is translated from the coding sequence ATGCCCGACGCGCCAGCGAACGCCGTCCCCGCGATCGACTACGTCGGCGTCGGCTTCGCATACCCGCGCCCGGTCGCGGGCGGCGACGGCGGCGCGGTCGAGGCCCTGCGCGACATCACCCTCCGCGTCGAACCCGGCGAGCGCCTCGGCATCCTCGGCCCCAACGGCGCTGGCAAGACCACGCTCATGCGCATCACGCTCGGCCTCCTGCCGTGCCAGCGCGGGACGGTGCGCATCTTCGGACGCACGCCCGAGCAGGCACGGCGCGAATGCCTCATCGGCTACGTGCCCCAGCGGAGCGACGCGGAGCTTGCCTTCCCGATCAGCGTGCGGCAGGCGGTCGAACTCGGGCCGGCGGGGAGGCTGACAGGCTTCGCGCGGCTCTCGGTCGAGGACCGGCGGCGCGTCGAGGAGTCCATGTCGCTGCTCGGCATCGCGGGCCTCGCCGAGCGGCCGGTCGGCAAACTCTCCGGCGGGCAGTTGCAGCGGACGCTCATCGCACGCGCGCTCGCCGTCGGCGCGCGAGTGCTGCTGCTTGACGAGCCGACCGTCGGCATCGACGTGACCGGCCAGCGCCGCTTCGCCGACCTGCTCACCAGCCTGCGCGACCGGCTCGGCGTCACCATCGTCGTCGTGAGCCACGACCTGCGCACGATCGCTGCCGCGAGCGACCGCGTCGCCTGCCTCAGCCGCACGCTGCACTCGCATGTCGCGCCAGAGGGGCTGACTCCCGCGGTGCTGGCCGAGGTCTTCCGGCACGACGTCGAGGGCGTTTTCGGCGAGGTGCATGTGGACGCCCACCCCGCCGCGGGCTGCGACGACCCCGCGCACCACCACCACGACCTCGACCACGCCAAGGGGGGGAGCGGGGCATGA
- a CDS encoding rhomboid family intramembrane serine protease: MRSRSGHAGEFRRTKPYHASVFLPLGTDRPRRRPTLVTHALIASNAVVFIAMVLLAAFAPALHERAMATLHLSRGSGAWSWVTYAFLHAGPVHLLGNLLFLWVFGPNVEDRIGRLGFTAFYLVAAAAAGLGHVAASPAPVVGASGAISAVTGAYLVLFPRTHVRTLIIFFFIGVFMIPAWWFIAFAIFWDFVPMLRTGRVSQVAYEAHLAGYGFGILVSVALLWTRAIQREPYDLFTIGRQAARRRQFREVEHARRREREQAERRVKATADAPPDPAAEARARVSTAAASGDMAAAAAAYRDLLREFGDKPAAVTLTRRTQYDVANHLFAAGDHATAAIAYERFLGGYPSDAEAPTVRLMLALINTRYLNDPVAARALLDGLHDALARDEERTLARELLDELG; the protein is encoded by the coding sequence ATGCGGAGCAGATCGGGCCACGCGGGGGAGTTCCGGCGCACCAAGCCGTACCATGCCTCGGTGTTCCTGCCGCTGGGCACAGATCGCCCCCGTCGCCGCCCCACGCTGGTGACGCACGCGCTCATCGCTTCCAACGCGGTGGTGTTCATCGCGATGGTGCTGCTGGCGGCTTTCGCGCCAGCGCTGCACGAGCGTGCGATGGCGACGCTGCACCTGTCGCGCGGGTCCGGGGCGTGGTCGTGGGTGACCTACGCCTTCCTGCACGCAGGTCCGGTTCACCTGCTGGGCAACCTGCTCTTCCTTTGGGTCTTCGGGCCGAACGTGGAGGACCGGATCGGGCGGCTCGGGTTCACGGCGTTCTATCTCGTGGCGGCGGCGGCTGCGGGGCTGGGGCACGTCGCCGCGTCGCCCGCCCCGGTGGTGGGGGCGTCCGGGGCGATCTCGGCGGTGACCGGGGCGTACCTCGTGCTCTTTCCGCGCACGCACGTGCGCACGCTCATCATCTTCTTTTTCATCGGTGTGTTCATGATCCCGGCGTGGTGGTTCATCGCGTTCGCCATCTTCTGGGACTTCGTGCCGATGTTGCGGACGGGCCGCGTGAGCCAGGTTGCGTATGAGGCGCACCTCGCGGGGTACGGGTTTGGCATCCTGGTCAGCGTGGCGCTGCTGTGGACGCGGGCGATCCAGCGCGAGCCGTACGACCTGTTCACGATCGGCCGGCAGGCGGCGCGCCGGCGACAGTTCCGCGAGGTGGAGCACGCTCGGCGGCGCGAGCGAGAGCAGGCCGAGCGAAGGGTGAAGGCCACGGCCGATGCTCCGCCGGACCCCGCGGCCGAGGCGCGGGCGAGGGTCTCGACGGCCGCCGCGTCGGGGGACATGGCCGCCGCGGCGGCGGCGTACCGCGACCTGCTCCGCGAGTTCGGCGACAAGCCCGCAGCGGTCACGCTCACCCGGCGCACGCAGTACGACGTCGCCAACCACCTCTTTGCCGCGGGCGACCACGCGACGGCCGCCATTGCCTACGAGCGATTCCTCGGCGGCTATCCCAGCGACGCCGAAGCGCCGACCGTGCGACTCATGCTCGCGCTCATCAACACGCGCTACCTGAACGATCCGGTGGCGGCACGAGCGCTCCTCGATGGGCTGCACGACGCGCTCGCCCGCGACGAGGAACGGACGCTCGCCCGCGAACTGCTGGATGAACTGGGGTGA
- a CDS encoding cation transporter, whose protein sequence is MEPSLDTLSHDRFRAALRVVAFLNLAYFGVEFAVAVSIGSVSLFADSVDFLEDAAVNFLILAALSWSPRNRARVGMALACILLVPALAALWTAWRKIAHPVPPAPYPLTATGGGALAVNLFCAFLLARFRTHSGSLTRAAFLSARNDALANVAIVAAGLLTLVRPSIWPDLVVGVGIVAINAGAAWEVWGAARREYRDATPHQPHP, encoded by the coding sequence ATGGAACCCTCTTTGGATACTCTCTCGCACGACCGTTTCCGCGCCGCACTGCGTGTCGTCGCGTTCCTGAACCTCGCTTACTTCGGCGTCGAGTTCGCGGTCGCCGTCTCCATCGGCTCCGTCTCGCTGTTCGCCGACAGCGTTGACTTCCTCGAAGACGCCGCCGTCAACTTTCTGATCCTCGCCGCACTCTCCTGGTCGCCCCGCAACCGTGCCCGCGTCGGCATGGCTCTCGCCTGCATTCTGCTCGTACCCGCGCTCGCCGCGCTCTGGACGGCGTGGCGCAAGATCGCGCACCCCGTGCCGCCCGCGCCGTACCCGCTGACTGCGACCGGCGGCGGCGCGCTGGCCGTGAACCTCTTCTGTGCATTCCTGCTCGCTCGGTTCCGCACCCACTCGGGCAGCCTCACCCGCGCGGCGTTTCTCTCGGCACGCAACGACGCTCTCGCCAACGTCGCGATCGTCGCCGCCGGACTTCTGACGCTCGTTCGCCCTTCCATCTGGCCGGACCTCGTTGTCGGCGTCGGCATCGTCGCCATCAACGCCGGGGCGGCCTGGGAGGTCTGGGGTGCGGCCAGACGCGAGTACCGCGACGCCACGCCGCACCAACCGCACCCGTGA
- a CDS encoding zinc ABC transporter substrate-binding protein, translating into MSTIDRQPRLIGLSLAPLAAALTALGVLLGSCERSENRRAADALPTPGALRVVVTIPPLAGLIAPLLPEGSQVRALVPPGASPHGYELTPDDAAALARADLVVYVGLGLEPGVVKALARRGKDAPAQLCMAEALGIGGEPQHDHAHHEHDDDCDHGPIDEHLWLDPVLVASFVGEAEEAISALLRVRSAPADALVAVERGAALLRTSVAEVDAVYRERLSPYQGAKIVTQHAAWGRLADRYGLVVARVIMPVEAHDPSPADLAAAAESIKREGVAAVFSEPQLNRAAAERLARLAGVPFGEIDPEGDSDWVRLMLRNLDEIETRLAEATAPADAG; encoded by the coding sequence ATGAGCACCATCGACCGGCAGCCGCGACTGATCGGTCTCTCGCTCGCACCGCTCGCGGCCGCCCTGACGGCATTGGGCGTGCTGCTCGGCTCGTGCGAGCGGTCGGAGAACAGACGTGCTGCCGACGCCTTGCCGACGCCGGGCGCGCTACGTGTCGTCGTCACCATCCCGCCACTTGCGGGGTTGATCGCCCCGTTGTTGCCGGAGGGGTCGCAGGTTCGTGCGCTCGTGCCGCCGGGCGCCTCGCCGCACGGGTATGAACTCACGCCCGACGATGCCGCCGCGCTCGCCCGGGCGGACCTCGTCGTCTACGTCGGCCTCGGGCTGGAGCCGGGTGTGGTCAAGGCCCTCGCGCGACGCGGCAAGGACGCGCCGGCTCAACTCTGCATGGCCGAAGCCCTGGGCATCGGCGGCGAGCCTCAGCACGACCACGCCCACCACGAACACGACGACGACTGCGACCACGGACCCATCGACGAGCACCTGTGGCTGGACCCGGTGCTCGTCGCGTCGTTCGTGGGCGAAGCAGAGGAGGCGATCTCCGCTCTGCTCCGCGTCCGGTCCGCACCGGCGGATGCGCTGGTTGCCGTCGAGCGTGGTGCGGCGTTGCTTCGCACCAGCGTCGCCGAGGTGGACGCGGTGTACCGCGAACGCCTCTCGCCGTACCAAGGCGCGAAGATCGTGACGCAGCATGCGGCGTGGGGACGGCTTGCTGACCGCTACGGCCTCGTCGTCGCCCGCGTCATCATGCCCGTCGAGGCGCACGACCCCAGCCCCGCCGACCTCGCAGCCGCCGCCGAGTCGATCAAGCGCGAGGGCGTCGCGGCCGTCTTCTCCGAGCCGCAACTCAACCGCGCCGCGGCTGAGCGGCTCGCGCGGCTGGCCGGCGTGCCCTTCGGCGAGATCGACCCCGAGGGCGACTCCGACTGGGTTCGCCTCATGCTCCGCAACCTCGACGAAATCGAGACTAGGCTCGCCGAAGCCACTGCGCCGGCCGACGCGGGGTGA